A segment of the Myxococcales bacterium genome:
GGATCATGTAGACCTTGCGAATGGTCTCGTGAACGCGGCATGTGCCCTTCCAGCCCTTCGGAAAGAACGCTGCCGTGTCGGGCTCGATTTCGATGACGTCACCGGATTCGTGGGTGTATGTGCAACGGCCCTGGATGAAATGGCAGAACTCATCGCTCGTGACGTGGCAGTTCCAATAACCGGGCGTGCATAACCAGACCCCGGACTCCGACTCGGGCCCACGATGAAGGAATACCCCCGACGTCATCGACTGACCCTCGATCATCGTGGGAACGGGTCCCCAGTCGAGGAGATCGGTCACTTCACGGGGATTGCGGACGATGGGTACCTTCATTGTCTTCCTTTTTGAGTGTACGAAATTGCTTGAAGAAAAAACTGTTTGCGAAAGACCGTCGGGCTAGAGGCGACCGCTGAGGATCCCGTCCAGCAGGTCTGCCGCCCGGGTGGGCCCGTCGAAGCGCTGCATGAACTCGGAGGTCGCCGCCGTCTTTGCCCGGATCTTTGGATCCGAAATGACGGTTTCGAGATTGCGCGCAAGTTCTTCGTCTGTCCAATTGCTGCGATGCATCTTCAACCCGTGACCAGTTTCTTGAACCCGGGTGGCGTTGTCGTGGCCGTCCCACACGTAGGGCGTGATGATCGCCGGCGTTCCGAAATAGAGGCACTCCGTGAAGGTATTGTTGCCCCCGTGATGAATCACTGCATCCATCTGGGCGATTACGGAGGGCTGCGGGAACCAGCTATCGACCTTCACGTTGGGTGGCAGGTCCCGATACGAATCCAGATAGTCGCCGACGTTCACCAGCACTCGATAGGAAAGCTCTCCCAGCACCCGAATGAACCGGTTGATCATTTCCGTGTCCCCGCAACCGAGACTGCCAAAGCTGTGATAAATGATGGGTGCATCATTGTGCTTTTCGAACTTCGGTATCTCGTAGGGTTGTTCTTTCCGCACGCAGCCGTCGAGGTATTGGTACCGCTTCGGATCGAGGGGATTGCGGCGCTTGAACTTTACCGGCTCGGGGTATAGAAGAAGGTTCAAGTGCGGAGAGGGCTCGAAAAACTGGCCCAGCGGATAAGGCGCCTCGCCGCAGTCGGCGAGAAACCGGTTGAAGCTCTCGTGGAGCGGACCGATCGCCTTGTTGAACGATTCTTCGAAGGCTCGATAGCCTAGGTGATCGCCCTCGCTACACCCCGAGAGATGTGGCGCGATGTCGGGGTCGGGGATTTCGTTCTCGCTGCACGAAATGATTCGCACCCAAGGAACACCATACTGTTTGACTGCGGGGAACAAGATCACATTGTCGATACAGATGAGATCGGGCTGGACCTTCTTCAAGATTCCAGGGAGATCCTTTTCCGCCCAAACGGAAGTATTGACGATATTCGCCCAGCACTCCTTCACGTAGTTGTCGATTTGCTCATAGGGAGTCTTGTTAAAATTGGAAATGTGACCGTCAATGAAACCCGTCCAGTAGCTCGCCATTTTTTCGGGTGACATCGGCTCGGACATGTTGACCACATGCTCTTCGAAGCCGTACTTCGCGTACACGCCGGAAAGCCCTGGGTCGGTGAGGAAGACGGGCTTATGGCCGAGCTTCTCACAAGCCTGCGCGATCCCGACGGAGTTGAGCGCCGGCCCGTAGCAAGCCTCAGGGAAGAATGCGATGATCTTCGGGTCGCCCACGGACTACATCTCCTCGGCTCGATTTTCGTAGCTAGAAACAATCCTAACCGATGCAACGAGTTTCCACAGAGATTTCGAGGTAAGGCGTGAGCAAAAGAATTTCGGTGCTCGAAGATACAATGCTCGCGTTAGGTGCGGAGATGGGCGAGTGGAACGGAATGGACGTCGCCTTCACCCTACCGTCCGATCCACGGGACGAGCATACCGCGATCCGAGAAGCTGCAGGCTTGTGGGACACTTCGGTGCTCAAGAAGATTCATGTGCGAGGAACGGACGCCCTCGCCGCCGTCGACTACCTGGTATCCCGCGACATGAACAAGATCCAGATTGGCAGAGCGGGCTACTCGCCTGTCTTGAAAGAAAATGGTCATTTCTGCGATGACGGTTACTTCTTTCGAATCTCCGAAGATGAACTCCTCGCCGTTACGAGCATCGGTCCGTCACTGGAACTCCTACAGAGTTGGTCAAAGGGCAAGAACGTGAGCGTCGAGCTCGACGAAGAAATGCACATCATCACGATCCAGGGTCCGAAGTCCGTCGACATCCTCGAAACCAAGACGCCGATGAAGCTGCGCGAGCTGCGATTCTGTTTCCACGAGCAGACGACACTCCTGGGAAAAGATGTGATGCTGTCGCGAACAGGCTACTCGGGCGAGCGCGGCTACGAGATCTTCGTTCATGCACGAGACACGGTTGAACTCTGGAAGCAGCTCCTCGAACATGGAGCGCCCATGGGACTGATGCCGATCTCCTGGGCGGGGCTCGAAAAAGTCCATATCGAGAGCGCGCTGATGGCCTATGGGGCCGAGGCGACCGAGGAGAACACGCCCTGGGAGGTCGACTTCGGTTGGTCGGTGTCGCGCAGCAAGGGAGACTTCCGGGGACGTGAGGCACTCTTTGCCCTCGAGGGCAAAGAACGCGTGAAGCTGCGAGGCATCGTCGCCGATCATGACACTGAAGTGGATCACGGCGCCGACCTGATGCGAGACGGAGAGCGCGTGGGCCACGTCACCACCCCCGCCTTTTCAGAGCGGTTGGGGCAATCCCTCGCTCTCGTACACCTGGTTCCGTCGGCGGCGATCCCCGGAACAAAGATCCAAGTTGTCGGTCCAAAGGTCAGGTGCGATGCCACCGTGA
Coding sequences within it:
- a CDS encoding glycosyltransferase, translated to MGDPKIIAFFPEACYGPALNSVGIAQACEKLGHKPVFLTDPGLSGVYAKYGFEEHVVNMSEPMSPEKMASYWTGFIDGHISNFNKTPYEQIDNYVKECWANIVNTSVWAEKDLPGILKKVQPDLICIDNVILFPAVKQYGVPWVRIISCSENEIPDPDIAPHLSGCSEGDHLGYRAFEESFNKAIGPLHESFNRFLADCGEAPYPLGQFFEPSPHLNLLLYPEPVKFKRRNPLDPKRYQYLDGCVRKEQPYEIPKFEKHNDAPIIYHSFGSLGCGDTEMINRFIRVLGELSYRVLVNVGDYLDSYRDLPPNVKVDSWFPQPSVIAQMDAVIHHGGNNTFTECLYFGTPAIITPYVWDGHDNATRVQETGHGLKMHRSNWTDEELARNLETVISDPKIRAKTAATSEFMQRFDGPTRAADLLDGILSGRL
- a CDS encoding aminomethyl transferase family protein, with amino-acid sequence MSKRISVLEDTMLALGAEMGEWNGMDVAFTLPSDPRDEHTAIREAAGLWDTSVLKKIHVRGTDALAAVDYLVSRDMNKIQIGRAGYSPVLKENGHFCDDGYFFRISEDELLAVTSIGPSLELLQSWSKGKNVSVELDEEMHIITIQGPKSVDILETKTPMKLRELRFCFHEQTTLLGKDVMLSRTGYSGERGYEIFVHARDTVELWKQLLEHGAPMGLMPISWAGLEKVHIESALMAYGAEATEENTPWEVDFGWSVSRSKGDFRGREALFALEGKERVKLRGIVADHDTEVDHGADLMRDGERVGHVTTPAFSERLGQSLALVHLVPSAAIPGTKIQVVGPKVRCDATVTRIPFVDPERVRLRAL
- a CDS encoding cupin domain-containing protein, translating into MKVPIVRNPREVTDLLDWGPVPTMIEGQSMTSGVFLHRGPESESGVWLCTPGYWNCHVTSDEFCHFIQGRCTYTHESGDVIEIEPDTAAFFPKGWKGTCRVHETIRKVYMIR